The genomic segment CACCGCACCCGCGTCACCCGCCGAACCTCCGCCTCGCCCTCCACATGCTCCAGCCGCAGCACGGGGGCCGCCGGATAATCCGCGTACAGCCCCTCGCCCCACTCGACCACGCTGAGGCGGCTGCCCGCGACGAGGTCTTCGAGGTCCATCTCGTACAGCTCGGCCACGTCCCGCACCCGGTAGGCGTCCACGTGCAGGACGCGCCCAGCCGGGGTGGGATAGGCGTGCATCAGGGCGTAGGTGGGGCTGGTGACGCCCTCCGAGAAGCCGTAGGCCCCCACCAGCCCCCCCGTGAGCGTGGTCTTGCCTGCCCCCAGCTCGCCCTCCAGAAAGAGAAGCGAGCCGGGCGGCAGCGCGTGGGCGAGGGCGGCCCCCAGCGCCCGCTGCTCGGCCGTGCCCCGCAGGAGCCGCGATTCGCCGGATGAGAGGGGCAGATCAGTCATGGGGGCAGGATAGGGGAGGGAAGCCCCACCCCCTCAGCCTGCCCCGGCCAGCCAGCCTCCCACCCGGTCGTCGATGGCTCCGGCGTTGGGACCCCGCGCCAGCCGCCACACGCCCGCGCCCTCCAGCCGGGCCGCCCACGCCGCGCGGTCGTCGGTCAGGCGCAGGGTCAGCCCGCCGAGGTCGTCGGCTTGCGCGAGCAGGGCCGCGACCCCCTGGGCGGCGGCGTCGGCCGGGCCTTCCACGAGCTGCCCGCCCCGCACCCGCCAGGCGTCGTAGGGCAGCTCGGCCCCGGTCGGCTCAGCCGTCTCGGCGGTCGGGGTGCCCCCCAGCAGGCCCGCCGGGAGGGTGAAGGCCGGAACAGCCGGGACGGTCGGGGCAGGCTCCGGCGCGGGCAGGGGCGCTTCCGGCTCCCCGCCGCCGAAGTCGAACACATCGAGCAGCCCGCTCAGGGCGTCCGCGCCGAAGCTGGCGGTGACCTGCTGGGCGGCCTCGTACTCGGCGTGGGCCTCGGCGAGCAGGGCCTCGGCATCTGTCAGGGTCTGGGCGTAGCGCTCGCGGGCCAGGGCGGACATCCGCCCCAGGCGGCGCTGGGCGCGGAGGGTATCGGCCAGCCGTCCCAGCTTCTGGGTGGTCTCGCCCGCGAGGTGCCGCACCGTGTCGTACTCGCGGATCACGTGGTCGGCGCGGGCGTCGAAGTCCTCGCGCTGCTGGGCGGCCTGGGCCATGCGGCGTTCCAGGGCGCTCCACAGGGCCGCCACGTCGGGCGTCTCGCCCCGTTTCAGGGCGTCGCGGGCCGCGGCCAGGCCGGGGGCCAGCTCATCGGCGGCACCGGGCACGTCGCGGGCGGCGCGTTCCAGCTCCGCGAGGTCGCGCTGGAGTTCCAGCCGCCGGGCCGCCACCTCGGGGGCCGCCTGGAGGGCGTCGAGGGTGGCGTGGAGGTCGCGCAGTTCGTCGGTGGCGAGGCCACCCCCGTCCAGGGTCAGGCGGGCCACGCCCAGCGCCACCCGCGCTTCTTCCCGCGCCGGGCTGGGGGGCAGGGCGGCGAGGCCCCCCTCCAGCGCCGCGAGGTCGCTGCGCTGCCGGGTGAGTTCGGCCTCCCGGACCTCCTCCAGCTCGCGCCGCCAGGTGTCCAGGGCTTCGGCGCTGAGGGTGCCCGCCGCCCCCTGAGCACGCAGGGCCTGTAAGCGGGCCTCCAGCTCGGGGCGGGCGCGGCGCAGCGCCTCGGAGTCGCGGGCGAGGTCCGCGAGCTGCCGCGAGGCGTGCTCCTGCTCCAGCGCGAGCACGCGGGCCTGCGCCTCCGGGTCCACGGGCGCGGGCACCTCGCCGGACGGCAGGGGCTGCACCACCGACGACTCGAGCAGCCGCCGCAGGGTGAAGGTGATGGACCGCGCCCGCTCGACCTCGGCAGGCTGGAGGACGCCGCCCTTCTGGGCTTCCTCGACCTGCGCGATCAGGCTCTCCAGGCGGCGCACGTCCTTGCCGCCCATCCCTTGCACGCGGCCAAAGGCGGCCTTGAGTTCAGCGAGGTCCTGCGCCTGCGCGACCAGCCCTTCTTCCAGGCGGCGCTCCATCAGCGCGATCAGGTCCTGCCCCTCGCGCACCAGCGGCGCGAGGTCGGCTCCCGCCGCCTGCTGCTGCCGGGCCACCCCCAGAATGCCGCGCAGGCGCTGGGTTTCCGGCCAGTCGAAGTAGAGGGTAAAGCGCCGGGCGCCCTCCTCCAGCGTGCCCAGATCCTCGCCCGAGGTCGCGGCGGGGGCGCTCGGGGCCGCTTCCATCAGCGCCCCGATCACCTCCGAGACGCGGCGCTTGGCGAGGGCAGCGGGCACCGAGAGTTGCAGGCGCTTGAAGACCTCGCGTTTGAGGATGTCTTCGAGGTCACCCGGCACCAGCGTTTCCGGCGTCTTGCCCCGCGCCTGCGCCCCGTCGGCCAGGATGCGTTCCAGGGCGCGGGGCGAGACGAGGTCGCCCAGCAGCCGCACGGGAAGGCGGTGCAGGGGTTCCTGACGGGCGGCGGTGTCGGGGCTCACAGGGCTTCCTCCCACTCCACGGTGGTCGCGGGCGCGAGTGTGGCCTCACGGCGATTTCCCAGCAGGCCGAACTGCACGCACAGGCCCCGGAAGCCGTAGATCGCCAGCCCCAGCGCGGCGGCCGTGAGCAGTGCCCGTAGGGGCAGCCCGAAGGGCGACGACCACGGCGAAAGCGCCGGAGCCGCCCGCAGCGCGGCCACCCCGATCAGGTCGCCCAGCCAGCCCACGGCCCCCATCACCCCCTCCACGAAGGTGGGCAGCAGCAGCAGCGCCAGCGCCGCCGTGATCGCCCGCCAGAAGGGGTTGCGCCCCCCGAAGGCGAGGTTCAGCAGATACAGCGGCACAGGGGCCAGCAGCGCGAGCAGCAGCAGCAGCCCCGCCCGCAGACCCCCGCCGAAGGTGCCCGTCGCCGCCAGCGAGGCCGCGTCCACCGCCGGAAGCGAGCCGCGTTCCAGCCCGGCCAGCCCCGAGATCAGGGCCTGCACGCTGTCGGGCCGCAAGCCGCGCCGCTCCTGCGCCGCGCCGAGGGCCGCGAGGTAGGCCTCGAAGTCGGGCGCGGTGCGAAGGGTTGCGGGCGCCGCTTCCAGCGCCGTGCGGGCGCGGGCGAGTTGCTCGCGGGCCGTGACCGGGTCGCCGTGGCCGCTGGCACTCAGGGCACGGCCCAGGGCGGCGTAGGCGCGGTCCACGGCGTCCACGTTGGAGGATGCAGGGGCGGCGGGCGTGGGGGTTTCCGCTGGAGCGATGGGCTCCACCGGGGCCGGTGCCGGAGTCGGGGTTGGGTCGCTCGGCTCGGGACTGGGTGTGGTCGCAGGTTCGGTCACCGCTGGGGCCGTCGCCAGCGCCCGCGTCAGTTCGGTGCTGCCCTGGCGGAGGGCCGCCAGCGAAGCCGTCAGGCCCGCCCGGTCCCCGGCGGTGAGCTGGGTCAGCGCCCCCGTGAACTGCTCAGCCCGCAGGCTCCCGGCCCCGGCCTCCTGCACGGCAGTGAACCAGCCTGCCGCCCGCGCCAGCGCGAGGTAGGAGGCGGTGGTGCGCTCGGGCTGAGCCTCGCCCAGAGCGGCGCGGACCTTGGCGGCGGCCGCCCGTTGCAGCCGCCACGCGACCCGCTCGGCCCGGCCCGCCTCGGCGTCGGCTCGCAGGGCCTGGGTGGCGGCGGCACTCAGGCCGAATTCCTGACCGAGCAGCCGCACCTGATTGGTGTTGGGGGTCGTGCCTTCCCCGAACCCATTCAGCGTCTGGGTGTAGAGCGCTCCCCGAGCCAGCCCCCGTGCGAGCAGCACCTGAGCCTGGAGGTCGGCCGGGGTGCGGGCCAGCGCGGCGCGGGCCTGTCCCAGCGCTCCCTCCAGCCCCTCCACCAGCGGACGGTTGCCCAGGGTGGGAGCCAGGCGGTCCAGGGCAGCTTTGGCGCGGTCGAGCTGGGCCAGGGCACGCTCCCCACTTTGCGGACGGGCGGAAGCCGCCGCGTCGAGGCTGCGGGTCAGCTCACGGTAGGCGGCGAGGTCCTGGGCGGCGGCCCCTCCCACATTGGACAGGGCTGCCCCCAGCAGGGCGGCCAGCAGCACGGCCCGCCTCATACCAAATTGCGATGATTCCTTGGAATCATCCGAGCGGACTTGTAAAGCTGCGAAGCAGAGCGAGTGGCAAAAAGGACGGGGTTGCGGCGATGGAAGAACATCCGGCGATTTTCCGGATGGTCTGGAATCAGAGCAGTCCCGTCTCATGCCGCGGCCCCGGCCTCGACCTGTCCGAGTTCGGCGAGCAGCCGCCCGACGTTG from the Deinococcus sp. NW-56 genome contains:
- the tsaE gene encoding tRNA (adenosine(37)-N6)-threonylcarbamoyltransferase complex ATPase subunit type 1 TsaE, with protein sequence MTDLPLSSGESRLLRGTAEQRALGAALAHALPPGSLLFLEGELGAGKTTLTGGLVGAYGFSEGVTSPTYALMHAYPTPAGRVLHVDAYRVRDVAELYEMDLEDLVAGSRLSVVEWGEGLYADYPAAPVLRLEHVEGEAEVRRVTRVR